From a region of the Maridesulfovibrio ferrireducens genome:
- a CDS encoding DUF445 domain-containing protein, which translates to MITMKLLLSPIICALIGWVTNFLAVKMLFHPYKPIKIGPFVLQGIFPKRQKELAESLGKMIERELISHTDIKNVIHDPAFVEKHKGVILEYLDVFFREKLTTLHPMVGMFLNDENLKTVKVMLSKELDEMLPKLIETTASELECSLDFKCLVQDKVECFSMEQLEAILFGIMKKEFRFIEVIGGVLGFIIGLIQVVIFIL; encoded by the coding sequence ATGATTACAATGAAGCTTCTTCTTTCGCCGATTATATGTGCGTTGATCGGTTGGGTCACAAATTTTCTTGCTGTTAAAATGCTTTTTCATCCGTACAAACCGATTAAAATCGGTCCATTTGTTCTTCAGGGGATTTTTCCTAAAAGACAGAAGGAGCTGGCGGAAAGTCTCGGTAAAATGATCGAGCGGGAACTGATATCTCATACTGATATCAAAAACGTTATTCATGATCCTGCTTTTGTTGAAAAACATAAAGGGGTTATTCTTGAATATCTTGATGTCTTTTTTAGAGAAAAACTGACAACTCTTCACCCTATGGTCGGAATGTTTCTGAATGATGAGAATCTTAAGACTGTCAAAGTGATGCTTTCCAAAGAACTTGATGAGATGTTGCCTAAATTGATTGAAACAACGGCTTCGGAACTTGAGTGCTCGCTAGATTTTAAATGTCTGGTTCAGGATAAGGTTGAATGTTTTTCCATGGAACAGCTGGAAGCAATTCTTTTCGGCATAATGAAGAAAGAATTCAGGTTTATAGAGGTTATCGGCGGAGTACTTGGATTTATTATAGGACTTATTCAGGTTGTTATCTTTATTTTGTAA
- a CDS encoding sensor domain-containing diguanylate cyclase, whose protein sequence is MNNELDLKSISSELVLLREKHETLKHKISKKCPECEQAQFKELFAHAACAIVVLDKNGNIIFTNKSFNDITGFSQEESLKNPIHQIMLSSDLDTTNFIKTISSNSEYSTNLIFPMVHKNHDEIWVDMSVKNITDDNNSCKSSICIFKDITKEKESELRKEELIEELMEVKELQEDNSAQLNLLLHELDDKNLKLKKEISERKKAENKLRESEERFKSLSITDQLTGLYNRRHLQDVAHAEFDRCKRDNKPLCALLMDVDDFKNFNDTYGHSAGDEVLERVGKLLRQSIRDSDRAFRYGGEEFIILLPETECKKAILTAEKIRLAMEKEQYTPNEGAPVHKTISIGVAEYEPGECLDKMLKRADDNMYQAKIKGKNRVYFSCETGSAPAS, encoded by the coding sequence ATGAACAATGAATTAGACTTAAAATCGATTTCGTCTGAGTTGGTACTCCTGCGTGAAAAGCATGAAACACTCAAACATAAAATTTCAAAAAAATGTCCAGAATGCGAACAGGCCCAATTTAAAGAACTTTTTGCACACGCCGCGTGTGCTATTGTTGTTCTCGATAAGAACGGCAATATAATTTTCACTAATAAAAGTTTCAATGATATTACCGGATTTTCACAAGAAGAATCCTTAAAAAATCCAATTCATCAGATTATGCTATCCTCTGATCTGGATACAACTAATTTCATAAAAACCATTTCTTCAAATTCTGAATATAGTACCAACTTAATTTTCCCCATGGTGCATAAAAACCATGACGAAATTTGGGTAGATATGTCTGTCAAAAACATCACTGACGACAATAATTCATGCAAAAGTTCAATATGCATATTTAAAGATATCACCAAAGAAAAAGAAAGCGAACTTCGTAAAGAAGAACTTATCGAAGAACTCATGGAAGTTAAAGAACTGCAGGAAGACAACTCTGCACAACTTAACCTCTTGCTTCATGAACTTGATGATAAAAATTTAAAACTCAAAAAAGAAATATCTGAAAGGAAAAAAGCGGAAAACAAGTTACGGGAAAGTGAAGAAAGATTCAAAAGTCTAAGCATCACAGACCAATTGACCGGACTTTACAACCGCAGACACCTACAAGACGTTGCACACGCAGAATTTGACCGTTGCAAGCGCGATAACAAACCATTATGCGCCCTGCTAATGGATGTAGACGACTTTAAAAATTTCAATGACACCTACGGACATTCCGCAGGAGATGAAGTTCTGGAGCGTGTAGGCAAGCTCCTCCGACAATCCATCCGCGACTCAGACAGAGCCTTTAGATACGGAGGAGAAGAGTTTATTATTCTTTTACCTGAAACGGAATGCAAAAAGGCTATACTTACAGCCGAAAAAATCCGCTTAGCAATGGAAAAAGAACAGTACACCCCTAATGAAGGAGCACCTGTTCATAAAACCATTAGTATAGGTGTTGCTGAATATGAGCCGGGCGAATGTCTTGATAAAATGCTTAAACGAGCGGATGACAACATGTATCAGGCTAAAATAAAAGGTAAAAACAGAGTCTACTTTTCATGTGAGACTGGTAGCGCCCCTGCTTCCTAA
- a CDS encoding ABC-type transport auxiliary lipoprotein family protein yields MKDYISKKALILCFAASLLIVAVAGCVKLERPSLDRKYYTLSAARSGQNVFTNGTTKNLIVRRIKVSSRYEDRDLVYHVSENVYEADYYNAFFVPPASMLTQELKVWMADSGIFANVLGPESMGTGEFLLEGVVNSIYGDISGPSPKAVINMQFFMLDNSSPEMPIIYSRSFNRDVVAKSATASALVVAMNEGITDIFSELEKDIAKVVNVKN; encoded by the coding sequence GTGAAAGATTATATTTCAAAAAAAGCGTTAATACTGTGTTTTGCAGCAAGTCTTTTAATTGTTGCTGTTGCCGGATGTGTAAAACTTGAACGGCCTTCGCTGGATCGTAAATATTATACGTTGTCGGCAGCCCGAAGTGGGCAGAACGTATTTACGAATGGTACAACAAAAAATTTGATTGTCCGTCGTATTAAAGTTTCATCCCGGTATGAAGATAGAGATTTAGTGTATCACGTTTCTGAAAATGTATATGAAGCGGATTATTATAATGCGTTCTTCGTACCTCCTGCATCGATGCTGACACAGGAGCTGAAAGTATGGATGGCTGATTCCGGTATTTTTGCCAATGTACTGGGGCCGGAAAGTATGGGAACCGGCGAGTTCTTGCTGGAGGGTGTAGTTAATTCTATTTATGGGGACATCAGCGGACCTTCGCCGAAGGCTGTAATCAATATGCAATTCTTTATGCTTGATAATTCCAGCCCGGAGATGCCGATAATTTATTCGCGTAGTTTCAATAGGGACGTTGTTGCAAAATCAGCTACCGCATCAGCGCTTGTCGTGGCAATGAATGAAGGTATCACCGATATTTTTAGTGAACTTGAGAAAGATATAGCTAAAGTCGTAAACGTTAAGAATTAG
- a CDS encoding MlaD family protein, which yields MSRKTNPFRLGLFVIIGTLLFVIALAILGAGQIFEKTIKMETYINESVNGLEVGSPIKFRGVKIGSVSTIGFVTDEYVTINESELRYVYILGELDSKMFNSLEGEDMIESLKIEVQRGLRARPVSLGLTGQLFLEIDYVNPQRNPPLQITWNPEYLYVPSAPSMLSRVEGAVASISETLEDINQAQIAEAIDDVRAVAQTVNGFLKKSDAAEISKNLTGTLAQAEKFIARINVLLADPKVDHLVPDVASAAHKLKIIMDSTSGDIIGALKDIRKASASAKNVTGDMEGYLESPEGKKTLSDLSKTLNNIGQASDKIKDAATRFEGTLSRVNVMVAGQQGNIEAILDNVRRLVENLRELSSEAKQYPSGVLFGDPPKKGLVK from the coding sequence ATGAGCCGTAAGACAAATCCCTTCAGATTGGGACTTTTTGTAATAATTGGAACTCTTTTGTTTGTAATTGCACTTGCAATTTTAGGCGCAGGACAAATATTTGAAAAAACAATTAAAATGGAAACCTATATTAATGAGTCAGTCAATGGACTTGAAGTCGGCTCTCCCATAAAATTTCGCGGTGTAAAGATCGGGTCTGTCAGTACTATCGGTTTTGTTACTGATGAATATGTAACAATAAATGAAAGTGAATTAAGATATGTTTATATCCTTGGGGAACTTGACAGTAAGATGTTTAATTCTCTCGAAGGGGAGGATATGATAGAATCTCTGAAAATAGAGGTTCAGCGCGGCCTTCGTGCCCGTCCGGTTTCACTTGGCCTGACCGGTCAGCTATTTCTTGAAATTGACTATGTTAATCCCCAAAGAAATCCGCCACTCCAGATAACTTGGAATCCTGAATACCTTTATGTTCCTTCAGCTCCTTCTATGCTCAGCAGGGTTGAAGGTGCTGTTGCTTCGATCAGTGAAACTCTGGAGGATATTAATCAAGCTCAGATTGCTGAAGCTATTGATGATGTCCGCGCAGTAGCACAAACTGTAAATGGATTTTTAAAGAAATCCGATGCCGCAGAAATCAGCAAAAATCTTACTGGAACATTGGCTCAGGCAGAAAAATTTATTGCTCGTATAAATGTTCTGCTGGCAGATCCTAAAGTTGATCATTTGGTGCCGGATGTTGCTTCTGCTGCACATAAATTAAAAATTATCATGGATTCTACTTCCGGAGATATAATCGGAGCATTGAAAGATATTCGCAAAGCCTCAGCAAGTGCTAAAAATGTAACCGGTGACATGGAAGGTTATCTGGAAAGTCCCGAGGGAAAGAAGACCTTAAGCGATTTGTCAAAGACCCTGAACAATATAGGACAGGCGTCGGATAAAATTAAGGACGCTGCAACCAGATTTGAAGGAACTCTATCACGGGTTAATGTTATGGTTGCAGGACAACAGGGAAACATTGAAGCTATTTTAGACAATGTACGAAGACTGGTAGAAAATTTACGAGAACTTAGCAGTGAAGCCAAACAATATCCTTCCGGAGTTCTTTTCGGAGATCCTCCTAAGAAAGGGCTGGTTAAATAA
- a CDS encoding ABC transporter ATP-binding protein, protein MSQPFKNIIEVENLTCAYGELVIVNDISFGVQSGEIFVILGGSGCGKSTVLKHLIGLFPPAQGKIFIDGDDIGSAHGSDKLDILRRIGVMYQTGALFGSMTLLENVRLPLEEFTSMPLDAMNYVARMKLSLVGLEGSAEKMPSELSGGMIKRGAIARAMALDPKILFLDEPSAGLDPITSAELDELIRSLSRSLGVTFVIVTHELQSIFSIADRIIMLDKGTKGIIAEGDPRKLRDESDIPLVRSFFHRELADKTSNATPVMETI, encoded by the coding sequence TTGAGCCAGCCATTCAAAAATATAATAGAGGTAGAAAATCTTACCTGTGCATACGGTGAGTTAGTTATAGTAAATGATATTTCATTCGGAGTTCAGAGCGGGGAAATATTTGTTATCCTCGGCGGGTCTGGATGTGGTAAAAGTACAGTGCTGAAGCATCTGATAGGCCTTTTTCCACCGGCACAGGGAAAGATCTTTATTGACGGTGACGATATCGGTTCCGCTCATGGTAGCGACAAGCTTGATATTTTACGCCGTATCGGGGTGATGTATCAAACAGGGGCTTTGTTCGGCTCCATGACATTGCTTGAAAATGTGCGGCTTCCGCTGGAAGAATTTACCTCCATGCCGCTTGATGCCATGAATTATGTTGCCAGAATGAAGCTGTCACTTGTGGGGCTTGAAGGTTCTGCGGAAAAGATGCCATCGGAACTATCCGGGGGAATGATTAAGCGAGGGGCAATTGCCCGCGCAATGGCGCTTGATCCTAAAATTTTATTTCTTGATGAACCGTCAGCGGGTCTTGACCCGATTACATCTGCAGAACTTGATGAATTGATACGCAGTCTTTCGCGCTCGCTGGGGGTTACTTTTGTAATTGTAACTCATGAACTTCAATCAATATTTTCCATAGCGGATAGAATTATAATGCTTGATAAAGGTACAAAAGGCATCATTGCCGAAGGTGATCCCCGTAAGTTGCGGGATGAATCTGATATTCCGCTAGTCCGTAGTTTTTTTCACAGAGAACTGGCTGATAAGACAAGTAATGCAACACCGGTCATGGAGACAATATGA
- a CDS encoding ABC transporter permease, which translates to MGSGFIKLEKSGGNIKLSGRLDAEGAGKVWEQARSAVSSGASSVDCSDVEYMDGGGASLFMMMEAACRDRGVSLNINGLHSEFTKFLELFDVEKASPPKTSEAKRGGIYGWIYSIGESGQIVAKDMRQQVEFAGNCVLAFFDIATGRRRLRWPDFWLTAEKVGSDGLPIILLIGFLMGLIMSFQSAVSLRRFGGEIFVPNMLGLVMFRELGPMVTAILLAGRTGSAFAAEIGTMKVNEELDALSTMGLNPVSFLVVPRVLATILVTPLLTLFFNFMSLVGGALVMLSMGYPLATFCGRVFQNVQWMDFSGGMMKAFVFSFLVAGIGCQRGLVTKSGASAVGDSATSAVVSGIVLIAVFDGLFAVIFFMAGI; encoded by the coding sequence ATGGGGTCAGGTTTCATTAAACTTGAAAAATCAGGTGGCAATATTAAGCTTTCAGGGAGGCTTGATGCTGAGGGTGCAGGTAAAGTCTGGGAACAGGCTCGTTCCGCTGTTTCTTCCGGCGCAAGCTCTGTTGACTGTTCTGATGTTGAATATATGGATGGAGGCGGAGCTTCCCTTTTTATGATGATGGAGGCTGCTTGCCGTGATAGAGGTGTTTCTTTAAACATCAATGGCCTGCACTCTGAATTTACAAAGTTTCTTGAACTTTTTGATGTTGAAAAAGCTTCACCGCCTAAGACTTCCGAGGCTAAAAGAGGCGGCATATACGGCTGGATTTATTCTATAGGAGAATCAGGTCAAATAGTTGCGAAGGATATGAGGCAACAGGTCGAGTTTGCCGGTAATTGCGTACTCGCTTTTTTCGATATAGCTACCGGGCGTCGCCGTTTACGCTGGCCGGATTTTTGGCTGACAGCTGAAAAAGTAGGATCTGACGGACTGCCGATTATTTTGCTGATCGGTTTCTTGATGGGACTGATAATGTCATTTCAATCAGCTGTCTCTCTTCGTCGTTTCGGCGGTGAAATTTTTGTCCCTAACATGCTCGGTCTGGTCATGTTCAGAGAGTTGGGACCTATGGTTACCGCTATTTTACTAGCCGGTAGAACCGGCTCTGCATTTGCTGCTGAAATCGGGACAATGAAGGTAAATGAAGAGCTTGATGCTCTAAGCACAATGGGGCTTAATCCTGTAAGCTTTTTAGTTGTCCCGAGAGTCCTTGCTACAATTTTAGTTACACCGCTTCTCACTTTATTTTTTAATTTTATGAGTCTTGTGGGAGGAGCTTTGGTCATGCTGTCCATGGGCTATCCTCTTGCTACCTTTTGCGGCAGAGTTTTTCAAAATGTGCAGTGGATGGATTTTTCCGGTGGAATGATGAAAGCTTTTGTATTCAGCTTTCTTGTTGCGGGAATAGGGTGTCAACGCGGCCTTGTTACTAAGTCCGGAGCCAGTGCTGTCGGTGATTCCGCTACGAGTGCGGTGGTCAGCGGAATTGTTTTGATCGCTGTTTTTGATGGACTTTTTGCCGTAATATTCTTTATGGCGGGTATTTAA
- a CDS encoding methyl-accepting chemotaxis protein, with protein sequence MTIKQKLWLMGLMAILGLLTIFVVDIVGSNLMKEAMNIEEKAFHAEISMLQSRRSEKDFLMRKDLKYISIFKESSKTMQTDLEALKGSSLNELAIEGLNYSSMYVDSFLKVTEDHIRLGLSENDGLQKQLRDTIHLVEKVILEEDSSLEVMVHKLRRNEKDFIMRQDGKYLDKFKSNILLLTTRINESDYSPKITELLLKHLNLYQDDMNNYAQLSLKIKSNENKFRKTVHKMEPILEKLALEAESFLNARQSQITYTIFGVEIVTAIILLLTIALIIRSILTQLDLLQKCARDVSEGKYEACEKIKLTGELETLRNIIAQMVVVLKQSMDTADQKSIEADHQAENAKKAMKEAHSEKEYATSLLDTMSTISDQAATIAVSLNSAAEELSMQAKGIKDGADNQRDRTQETATAVDEMSATILEVARNSSDASTGTIEASNKAQEGSAIVEEVVSSTEEVQARTKDLKNALAEQSTRANAIGQIMSVISDIADQTNLLALNAAIEAARAGDAGRGFAVVADEVRKLAEKTMVATQEVGTAITGIQTGTTSSLNIMTKTETAVTVCAEQATKAGDALKSIVDLVTESADRVQSIATAAEEQSAACEQINVSTMEINTISTETSASVDQSIEAVEDITKLASDLHSLIEKLNNCQK encoded by the coding sequence ATGACCATCAAACAAAAACTCTGGTTAATGGGGTTAATGGCGATCTTAGGATTACTCACTATTTTTGTTGTAGACATAGTTGGGTCAAATCTCATGAAAGAGGCTATGAATATTGAAGAAAAGGCATTCCACGCTGAAATAAGCATGCTGCAAAGCCGCAGATCAGAAAAAGATTTCCTGATGCGAAAAGATCTAAAATATATTTCTATATTTAAAGAAAGCTCAAAGACAATGCAGACTGATCTTGAAGCTCTTAAAGGGTCCAGCCTTAATGAACTTGCTATTGAGGGATTGAATTATTCTTCAATGTATGTGGACAGTTTTTTAAAAGTAACAGAGGATCACATAAGATTAGGTCTTTCAGAAAATGACGGATTACAAAAGCAACTACGCGACACAATACATCTTGTTGAAAAGGTAATCCTCGAAGAGGATAGTTCTCTTGAAGTCATGGTCCACAAACTACGCCGAAACGAAAAAGATTTCATAATGCGGCAAGATGGCAAATATCTTGATAAATTCAAATCAAACATATTACTTCTGACCACTCGCATTAATGAATCTGACTATTCACCAAAGATCACAGAACTGTTGCTGAAACACCTGAACTTATATCAGGATGACATGAATAATTATGCTCAGTTGTCTCTAAAAATTAAGAGTAACGAAAATAAATTCAGAAAAACGGTTCATAAGATGGAGCCCATCCTTGAAAAATTAGCACTCGAGGCTGAATCTTTCCTCAACGCTCGCCAAAGCCAGATCACATACACGATTTTCGGAGTTGAGATTGTAACCGCGATTATACTACTTCTTACGATAGCTCTCATTATAAGATCAATTCTCACCCAGCTTGACTTGCTGCAAAAATGTGCCCGGGATGTCAGCGAAGGAAAATATGAAGCCTGCGAAAAGATAAAGCTTACGGGTGAACTTGAAACGCTTCGCAATATCATCGCTCAGATGGTTGTCGTATTAAAGCAAAGTATGGACACAGCTGACCAAAAAAGCATTGAAGCTGATCATCAGGCTGAAAATGCTAAAAAAGCAATGAAAGAAGCACATTCGGAAAAAGAATATGCCACATCTCTGCTTGATACAATGTCTACAATTTCAGATCAGGCCGCGACTATCGCAGTCAGCCTGAACTCGGCAGCCGAAGAACTTTCAATGCAGGCTAAAGGGATTAAAGACGGAGCTGATAACCAAAGAGACAGAACTCAAGAAACAGCAACAGCAGTGGACGAAATGAGCGCCACCATTCTGGAAGTGGCCCGCAACTCATCCGATGCTTCCACCGGAACAATAGAAGCTTCAAATAAAGCACAGGAAGGTTCCGCAATAGTAGAAGAAGTTGTATCCTCCACCGAAGAAGTACAAGCGCGCACGAAAGATTTGAAAAATGCACTGGCAGAGCAAAGCACACGAGCTAACGCTATAGGTCAAATCATGAGTGTTATTTCCGACATTGCAGACCAGACCAACCTGCTTGCCTTAAACGCCGCAATTGAAGCTGCTCGCGCGGGTGATGCAGGACGTGGCTTTGCGGTTGTTGCAGACGAAGTCCGCAAGCTTGCAGAAAAAACCATGGTTGCGACTCAAGAAGTCGGCACAGCAATTACCGGTATTCAAACCGGTACAACCTCAAGCCTTAACATAATGACAAAGACTGAAACTGCTGTAACCGTCTGTGCTGAACAGGCCACTAAAGCAGGAGATGCCCTTAAGTCAATCGTTGATCTTGTAACCGAATCAGCTGACCGGGTTCAATCTATTGCAACCGCTGCCGAGGAACAATCTGCGGCATGTGAACAAATTAATGTTTCTACTATGGAAATCAACACCATCTCCACTGAAACATCAGCAAGTGTTGATCAATCTATTGAAGCAGTTGAAGACATCACAAAGCTGGCCTCTGACCTTCATTCATTAATTGAAAAATTAAACAATTGTCAAAAATAG
- a CDS encoding methyl-accepting chemotaxis protein, translating into MTIRIKLWLIGLLAILGLITIFTINYVGEKLINEAMILEENAVNADIYLLQTRRQEKNFLMRKKTLYLDRMNSNSEVMVGYLKKIDDPNLQKIATEGIKHSSVYMSAFAQISKDYISLGLTHKEGVQGKLRDAIRNVEKDLLEEGNSFKASINMLRRYEKNFMMWGEVEQLENFKSIMSDLVSKINGSYFTAERKQELLQHLDEYQSNMDEYARLTIKIKKDDVKFIQIARQMEPILKRLATEASAFLESQQSLISTIIISVEIATTLLLLLVITLIIKSILKPLNALERCALEVSEGNYKACSEMELTGELESLRFTMAQMIVKLELSMKEAQQKSVEANAQAEKAEQSMLEAHKEKEYATSLIDKMSIISGEIETITVDLNTATEELSEQSREIKTGADNQKDRTHETATAIEQMNATILEVASNSASASNGTEEASQKADEGFTIVEQVVTSTDEVQDHTASLKNALAEHSHQAEAIGQIMGVISDIADQTNLLALNAAIEAARAGDAGRGFAVVADEVRKLAEKTMTATQEVGSAISRIQTGTASSISIMEATEESVRQCSVLATDAGQSLKAIVDIVNESADQVRSIATATEEQSAACEQINVATMEINTISSETSESVDKSIHTVNSIKSLAGSLHSLIGKLNNCNS; encoded by the coding sequence ATGACAATTAGAATAAAATTATGGCTCATAGGTTTATTAGCAATCTTAGGATTAATAACAATCTTCACAATTAATTATGTTGGAGAAAAATTAATTAATGAGGCTATGATTCTTGAAGAAAATGCAGTTAACGCAGATATTTATTTGCTGCAAACCCGCAGACAGGAAAAGAATTTTCTAATGCGCAAAAAGACTCTGTACCTTGATAGAATGAATTCAAATTCCGAAGTCATGGTAGGGTATCTAAAAAAAATTGACGATCCCAATTTGCAAAAAATTGCAACCGAAGGAATAAAACACTCTTCAGTCTACATGTCTGCCTTCGCTCAAATATCAAAAGATTATATAAGCCTTGGATTGACACATAAAGAGGGAGTACAAGGTAAACTGCGTGATGCAATCCGCAATGTTGAAAAAGACTTACTTGAAGAAGGCAATTCATTTAAAGCCTCCATTAACATGCTGCGCCGCTATGAAAAGAATTTCATGATGTGGGGAGAAGTCGAACAACTTGAAAACTTTAAATCAATTATGTCTGATCTGGTTTCTAAGATAAACGGATCATATTTTACAGCAGAAAGAAAACAAGAATTATTACAGCATCTCGATGAATATCAAAGCAACATGGATGAATATGCCCGTCTTACAATAAAAATTAAAAAAGATGACGTTAAATTTATTCAAATAGCACGCCAAATGGAGCCGATTCTAAAAAGACTGGCAACTGAGGCTAGCGCATTTCTTGAAAGTCAACAAAGTCTAATCTCAACAATTATAATAAGTGTTGAAATTGCGACAACTCTTTTACTACTCCTTGTGATAACACTTATTATAAAATCAATCCTTAAACCTCTTAATGCACTTGAAAGATGCGCCCTAGAAGTAAGTGAAGGCAACTATAAAGCCTGTAGCGAAATGGAGCTTACAGGAGAACTTGAATCGCTTCGTTTCACCATGGCCCAAATGATTGTGAAGCTCGAACTGAGCATGAAGGAAGCTCAGCAAAAAAGTGTCGAAGCTAATGCACAAGCCGAAAAAGCTGAGCAGTCCATGCTGGAAGCACATAAAGAAAAAGAATACGCAACATCTCTGATTGATAAAATGTCAATAATTTCAGGAGAAATTGAGACTATTACTGTTGATCTGAATACAGCGACCGAAGAACTATCCGAACAGAGCCGTGAAATAAAAACAGGTGCCGACAATCAAAAAGACCGCACCCATGAAACAGCTACAGCTATCGAGCAAATGAATGCCACAATCTTAGAAGTTGCAAGCAATTCAGCAAGCGCATCGAACGGAACAGAGGAAGCCAGCCAAAAAGCGGACGAAGGCTTTACAATTGTAGAACAGGTTGTAACCTCCACAGATGAAGTTCAGGATCACACAGCTTCTTTAAAAAATGCCCTTGCTGAACACAGCCACCAAGCGGAAGCAATAGGTCAAATTATGGGAGTTATTTCTGATATTGCCGACCAGACCAACCTGCTGGCATTAAATGCCGCAATTGAAGCAGCCCGTGCAGGTGATGCGGGACGAGGTTTTGCTGTCGTTGCAGATGAAGTGCGCAAACTTGCTGAAAAGACGATGACTGCCACGCAGGAAGTCGGTAGTGCAATTTCCCGCATCCAAACCGGCACAGCTTCGAGTATTTCTATAATGGAAGCAACTGAAGAATCTGTAAGACAATGCTCTGTACTTGCCACAGATGCAGGGCAATCTCTCAAAGCGATTGTGGATATCGTTAATGAATCCGCTGACCAGGTTCGTTCTATTGCAACCGCAACAGAAGAACAGTCCGCAGCCTGCGAACAGATAAACGTAGCAACCATGGAGATCAACACCATCTCTTCTGAAACATCAGAAAGCGTTGATAAATCAATTCATACTGTTAACAGCATTAAATCTCTTGCAGGATCTCTCCACTCGTTGATAGGAAAACTTAATAATTGCAACAGCTAA